A region of the Sander vitreus isolate 19-12246 chromosome 1, sanVit1, whole genome shotgun sequence genome:
CATATTACAGCACAGTTGTCTCAGCCTTTAGTGTTTTCATTTCTCTTTACACCTCTCAATATATAAAGCTCATAAAGATAATGTGTTGAAATGATTTGCAGTCCCTCTGtaatctttttttccttctctctctctctcccctgctgTCTTCCTACAGAAACCTTTGAGGTCCTGATGAGGCAGGCAGAGGATCACACAAATGCCGTTTTCCAGGAGTCTTACCACAACATGGCTGATCAGGCCCTGGGCCCTGTGCGGGAACTCTTTACAGATATTAGTCTCTTCCTGCTGGGGTCTGAGCTCAACATTGATGACTTAGTGCAGCGATTCTTTGACGCTCTCTTCCCGCTGGTCTACAATCACCTCATCAACCCAGGCCTCAGCGACCTATCACCAGGCTACGCTGAGTGTGTAAGGTCGTCCAGCCGGGATGTAAGACCGTTTGGTGGAGCGCCCAGCCACCTGGCTGATCAGATTGCTCGCTCTGGGGTCTCCGGGAAGCTTCTCCTTCAAGCACTGCACCTCGGCATTGAGGTCATCAATACCACAGACCACTTACAGCTGAGCCGCGAGTGCAGACGTGCCCTGCTTAAGATGCACTACTGTCCTCACTGCCAGGTATGGATGCATGTCTCTGAAGTGAATTTTATCGATCAGAATTAATTAAAGTCTTCTACAGCATCACTGATCCCGAAATAATTTGCTCCACAGGGCTTAACCCAGTCCAAACCCTGCATGGGTTACTGCCTCAACGTGATGCGAGGCTGCTTGGCAAGCATGGCGGAGATCGACACCCACTGGAGGGAGTTTGTTCGCTCGCTGGAGGGCCTGTCAGCACGGATGCACGGACCTCAGGATTTGGAGCAAGTACTTCTGGGAGTTCACACACTGCTTCACGATGCTGTCGGACATGCTCAGAAAAATGGCCTCCGCCTCTCAGCACAGGTCAGATCATCTTTGAGGAGAGATTTTGTATTGTTTAGGATGGGAGACTTGAAACTGTACTGGGGCTCTGTCGGAGATGAAAACCAGTACCATCACCAAATGGGcgaagaataataataatgattaataattgataataataattcctgTGCCTAAAAAAACGACTGCCACCTGTATGAACGATTTCAGACCTGTAGCGTTGACTTCTGTGATTATGAAGTGTTTTGAACAGCTTGTGAAGACATATATCAACAATAGCATACTAACTAACATACTGTCTCAACTGATCCATTACAATTTGCATACAGATCAAAAAGAGTGGGTGGATGATGCTGTATCCTTGGCTTTACATACTGTGCTCCAACATCTAGAGGGCAGGGATAAGTATGTCAGGATgctatttgttgattatatcaGTGCCTTTAATTCTATTAGACCTTCCATTTTAATATCTAAGCTGTTAGACCTGGGCCTCTGCAATTCTATTTGCAGGTGGATACAGGACTTTCTAACAGGCCGCCCCCAGACAGTTAGAGTTGGCACCACATACTCAGCCTCTATAGTGCTAAACACTGGAGCACCTCAAGGCTGCTGTCTTAGTCCTCTATTATACAGTCTGTACACTTATGATTGTATTGCTAAACACCCCACTAATAGTATTGTGAAATTTGCAGACGATACTACTGTGATAGGACTCATTGACAGCAATAATGAAACTGCCTATAGAGATGAGGTGAGTAATTTGATCTTGTGGTGCAACAGAAATAATTTGTCTCTCAATGTGGGGAAAACTTGGGGAAAAAAGGAGGTCATCATAGATTTTAGAAAGAACAAACCCACACATACACCTGTCCTTATTAACAACTCTCCAGTTGAAACTGTTAACACCTTTAGATTCTTAGGCATCCACATTTCAGACACCCTCACATGGTCCTTCCATATCAGCTGTGCCATTAAGAAGGCACATCAGAGGCTTTATTTTCTGAGGTGTCTTAAGAAATATGGTATGTCCCTTAACATTCTACAGAATCTTTACCGCTGTACAATTGAGAGTATACTGACGGGCAACATTGTAGTGTGGTTTGGCAGGGCTACTTCACATGACCTTAATCTTCTGACAAAAGTAGTCAAGACTGCATCTAAAATCATGGGGGTTCCACTTGAATCGCTCCAACACATTTACTGGAAACACAGCACTAAGAAGGCACAAGGTATTATGCAGGATTCTAGTCATCCTGCATACAATCTCTTCTCCCACCTTCCATCAGGGAGACGTTTGCAGAGCATCCCAATGCGCACAACACGTTTTAGGGGTAGTCTTTACCCCCAGGTAGTAAGTTTATTGAATGATAGCACAACAGGAAGGAGGGCTGTGGTCTGAATTTAGTCACTTATGTATATTGTGTTTGGATATTCCtagatgttttaaatgttattatgtttttaaaattgttATTATTGACTGGTGCTGAGAGAGTGCCAAGGCACATTGTATTTCATTGCTATGGTACTTCGTACTAATatgcatatgacaataaacaTGACCTTGAACTTGATGAATAGATAAAGGATTAAGCATTTAAATCAGTCATGGAGAGATTTTCAATTACACTGCTATTCTAGCTGCCAGCTGCAGATAGGTATGTAGTGTGgagcaaattccttgtatgtgaaaacctacttgTTGATTCAGGTTAGGTTAGTTGGACCAGGGCGGGCCAAAACTATCCAGAAACGCATCCATGTGGGCAGCTCCAAGGCAATCAGACATTTTGTACCTAGACTGTcagacagagaagagaagagacagagaaggataCAGGCCTTACACTCATTTACCCAAACTAAGACGCCTTTATCCATAAAACACGTCATCTATAAAAGTCCAACCATAAAGTATTAACATGTAACTTTCTGTCTACATTTGTGTtatttgtcaaataaatgcaaCAGGATGTTTGTTCCTGAACTACACTTTCTTTCCTGTTCTGATGGTGATGGAGATGCCACAGCCCCATCTAGTGGTTATCTAGTGTGTCTGCTGCTTGATAGACTGCACATGCAGCACATACAGAAATTGGAGATGATAGGCTTGGCTGCACTAATGGCCTTAGTATAAACGGCTGTCACCCAAGCAtctaaaatattattattattattattattattattaccggTATTTGTCATGCACCAGTACAATTTGCCAAGCCTTACAATGCATGTTTCTCCCTTAGTGTTTAGACttaaatctgtgtctgtctcattGGGAAATAGGTGCACAAACTGTGTGGCCCACCAAGCAGGAAGCCTGCGCAGTCAGTCCACATCCagcacagcagcaacagcagaaaCAGCAGAGAATCCATCCCTCGTAATGCTCTTGTCAGAGTGTCGGGGGACTCGCTCGCTGTCAGGAGGAGGTGAGTGGGTGAAAGGTGCCAGATGTGTGCATTGAAAGAAGTCATTTTCAGATTTTAGTTAACTTTGTCTAAAATGAATATGTAAAACACTTTGTTAAACAAGTTAATTATCTGTGTGCCCGCATGTGGCTGTTTTTCCAGGGACTTTCTGAACAGTCTACGTCTCTACCGTACGCTCTACGGCGGCCTGGCGGAtcagctgtgtgtgagtgagctgGCCTCTGGTGACGGGCTGTCCTGCTGGAATGGAACCTACATTGTaaaaaggtttgtttttaaagaagtcAGTAATGCAGATGGGtgacaaataaaacaacaagaacATCCCGTGTCTTTGTATAATTAGGAGCTACCACAAGCCTGCACAACAACTTCTTTTTAAAGCACATTGGTTCAAAATCTCCCACAGGTCAATTAGGTTGAGTTAAAAAATGATTCACATAATTTTCTTCAAACCATTCAGTGACCCTTCATGCTTTGTGTGGAAGCATCTACATttgttatctttttttctttaatttgtctCCCATCTGTTTAACATGGTGTCAATATTCTTCACTGGTAATTTTATAATATGCCacttagggttgggtaccgaaccctGTACTTTTACCGGTACCGACTGAATCACGTTGGTATTACAGAGTATTGGTTCACgtaaaatcaaacggtgccaaattttgGTACCTGAGAGCATGTAAGTGTAAGCTTATCTGTCCCCTCTTCATGTTGACAGAGaggagctcacacacacacacgcgcgcgcagaGGTGCGGATGGAGCAAACTACAtcagctctgcagttttgttgaagtcacagagagtcacggcaatgccgataaagcggtttcaagtgtggttacagtttttcaaaacttcacgcagacaccattcactgtgatatgatattaatggcgagccgaGAGCAGTCatggtgctgttgacgttacacttcctgtgagacaagcaggcacaacagtggtttttattccctggggactgactgacaggcggaggttgtaaggcaaggtaactttatttctacagcacctttcagcaacaaggcaatcaaagtgttttacatgaaacatcaaagagcaattaaaaacatgatgaaattatgaaaataaaacaggctaaaaaagaataatatacaaatacaagaataaaagttgaataattattcaatttaataggttgtagggacaggtttgggaggagagagggaggggttttatttttatttaatttctgtcagtgtaaaatattccaaataaataacaatgttataagtaaataggataaataggtttggaattatttttacaacggAAATAATTTTTGAGTAGCTGGGAGTCAACTTGCAGAGCGCACCAGAAATCAGTCCTTGAAGAATGAAGTATGAGTTTGACATTATAAGGCTGTTTTTACATTCCTCTGCTGAAGGGGAAATTGTCTCTGTGCTCATCTGAGTTTAAGACGAGATGTACGTGCgagcatgattttataaaatcACAACTAGTTTGGAAGCTAATCCTGGTCCAGTAGTGCCCAGAAGTTAAACCTTTCAAATAAACTGTTTGAATATTcatagatttttgttttttcaatgaGGTTATAGGGAGGGGATGTAATTTTAAGAATTTATGGGGCCCgtagccctttgctgcgtgtcatccccacTTTCTCCACCGTTCCTGTCATTCTCAAGCTATGATAAAGGGAATTAAAAGCCCTAAaaataatccttaaaaaaaatcactctaATAGATGGATAACCAGCAATGATATGTATTCCGTGTCTGACAAGGGCTTTACTTTCCATGATGTTACAGGTTTTCAGCTCCAGTGACATCTCACTGTATGATCCTGGAATGAGACCGTTTGTACACTGTTTGACCGTGATCTGatacatacacgcacgcacgcacgaacACAAGCAAGCTGACATGGATGTAGAATTCACCTTTAACTGTTAGTGCTCACAGACATAGATCTTGGATATGAATGGTTGTGAACTGGAGCAGACAAACTGGCCTCTTTCATAGTATCAGTCAGCAGCCTTGTCTCCATTACATCACAGCTCTCCATCTTACCCGTGCTGTCATCACTCAAGGACCCCCTCATATATTCTCAGTCTGTGGTTGTTCCTCTTAACTGTCAGCTGCTGTCAGCACAGTAGAAATGGCAAGTGGACCCATATTTCAAACTACGGTGAGGTTGCAGTTGCCAGTTTGGGTTAGACGGACCAATGTAAAGGATGACAGCCTTGTTGAGACCGTTTCATAGCTAATGTGTGAAGGTGAGAAAGAAGAAAGGTGGAACAGGGGAGGAAGGTCTTTCATGGCCTTTTTAGCAACCAGATTCTCTCACACATTTTGGAGAATCTGTGGATGGGTGTTGCTCATCAAAAATTGCATTACTATAGTATCAAGGTTAAGTTTCATTCTGGCAGTGACAATTTATGCTTTTCTCCCTTTGTTATTTTCCAACATAACACCTCAAGTTTCCATTACAAAGGAGGCAGCCTTGTCAGAGAATAGACAGATTTCTTATGTGCTGGAGAAAGAGGCAGACCATCAGGCTGCAGGCTGTCTATCATCTCTGCCAGCAGCCTCTGGGAAATGTTTATGGCATGTGGGCTTCTCTCAGCTCTCTAACCctcctttctcttttcctcaTTCACACTAACACTTATTTAGAGGGAATCGTTCACCTCAGGTTCCCTCACagattctcattttcattagGTCATTACCAAAAAAGAAAGTAGAGGAAGAAAGCTGAGGAATTGAAAGAGACATTAAGAATCTGTGGAGATGAGGCTCTGAGGAGACTATTGAGCCGAGTCCCTGCAACTTAGCAGATCTACAACCCTGTGCTGCTTTCTATTAGCCTAGAACCATAGATGAGTAGCTGGGAGTCAACCCAAACTGAGACAAAAGCAATAAATAACCTCCTGCCTACGGGTCATAACCCAACATCtactgagagagaggggaataaaACTCACTGCCGCATGGTAGCTGATTTACAGAAGCTTATCGAGGCCTCAGAGACCTTAAAAGTtcagttggtgtgtgtgtgggtgtgtggatgCCTTTTAAAACATGTTCTTGTGTGTGCCAGCAGAGattgttttattgtctttaaaaaaagtagtgAGTTGCACCAGACCTTTTAtcctatttaattaaaaaaacgttgaacataaaaaaacataacgGGCGCCTGAGATTGAAGGAAGATTTAATGCACGTCCTCATCTGGGTCCCTTGTAAACAAAAAGATAAAGAACAATCAGATAAGACCATACAGGAAGAACACAAGCTGCTTTCATCTCaatgtatgtgtgaatgtacaTGATGGGGTCTTGCTCCAAGGGAGATTTGGTAAAGacattctttctctctgtttgtctctctctggttTGTCCCTCAATTACACACTCGTACtgggaaggggaaaaaaagtttggacattacattttctgattACTGTTATGGCTGATTAACAGTTTTGCCTTATTTTGTGACAGCTAATTTTACCTGAAATAATCCCGCACTAAGTCTCTGCATTGAACTGAAGCTGGAGGGGTGTTATTATGCTCACAGCAATAATGTGAATGATGAAAAatagcagatttttattttgaaatacctGCAGAGCAAATGGCTGGATATCACACCTCAATACTGTTGACATAAAGTTGGGAACATCAGAAATGTGTCTGAGTAACAAAagtttaaagctgcattttagTCTTAGCAGAGTTGTTGTATGGCAGCTTTTATtgagacaaaaatataaattggAGAACTTTGTCATCTTTTATGAAACCtacaataattttatttttgggGCAACTTGGTGGGCAGCGGAAACAAGCCgtaaacacaaaaatgacaattatcacttttttaagcTAAAGAGTTGCCTATTAAAACATCCAGCAGATAATAAACAGATATGGAGGAACATTAGGGTTTATTTAGAGTTGAGGTTGGGTCCACGtgatgaataataaataataataataaatccaaTATTAACTCTCTTTAAGCTccgtttttggtctctaccagcTCCCGaggaaaatatctggctcttaagCTGCTAAATACTCCACTATGCTCATCAGCTAGTCAccaactgtgtctgtctgccatttggtgctgaGCTGGTTGTGTACAGTAATTTGTTTTTAGAACTCTTTCTGCTAAAAACAGCTGCATGCTGCAGCTGAAATCAACACTAATGAGAGAGTGAACCAAATCGATAAAGTTGGGggccaaaaaaacaattaattttAAGATGCTAAAAAGCTCTGGAAAGCCAAGGGAAGCTGCAGAGATGGGTGATATTTCCTCGTGGATTCATCACTGCAAGCGACATACAAGTACTCATGTGATCccttgttaatataaaaatattgattacaaAACATATTGTATTGTCACTAGTAttgaaaaagtacaaaaattaATTGGTTTGGAGGTTGGGGGGGGATTGTTATGCCCTTGTGTTTGTCACACTGCAAGACTGATTAAAAAGTTGTCATGATTTATGTCACTTGATAGCaagagattaaaaaataaataaaatgttgaaacaGCCCTCAAACTCTGGAAGTGATGTGATCTTCTTTGGTTGGAGAAGCTGTACCCATCTAGGcagaaaggttaacacattccCACAAGCTTTCTCCATCGTAATggacacgcacacgcgcacacacacacacaagctaccgttttttctttgtttccctGTTGGAGTAACAGACTGACAAAGACAGAATTGCATTAGTCGATTACAGGGATCTTGATTCCTTCTCTGTTGCCACACATTTACTTTCTAATTTAGTTTCACACCTGATCTTAAAACGTATTGTAAGGCAGCACATTTATTTTGGATTTAATTTTATTATATCTTTTTCTCCCTGACATTGAGAGAAAACAACCAGGAGTTATAGCAGTGTTAAAAAGCTACAGCTTGAACGTGCACAAGAGTGTGATGTGTTATTCATGATTACTTCCTCCGGTGTAGAATCACTCTTTAATTCATCCCCACCTGCAGTCTGTCTCACGGCTGCCAACACACACCAGGTGTTTGGTGGTGTGTTTATATTTTCGAAGAGCCTTTTTCTAATTGAGAACAATTGTTTCTTTTGATTTTATGATAAAAAGACAACTAACCTTGCATGCTGTTTTTGAGGAATTTAGCACGGGAGGGATCAGTACGGCGGGGTGAATGCTACAGTATGTATTGGAAAGATGCTTGAAGTGAGGCGTGCAGATTTGAGCATGGCCTTTTGTTTAATCAGCAACCCTTCATGCTGGAGCGGCTGTCTGAGCAATGGCCTTTGACCTTTCCTGTGTCTCTTTGCTGCCCAGTTAATCCTGAGGAGGTTAATCACATGGTAATAAGAGCCCTGGAGTCATAGTGCAGGCCTCTCCTCAATGTGTGGCCAGTCGGCAGAGGAAAGGGTTGATTCTGTAAATGTAGGTCTATGCTGCTCTGTTCATATCTAgttcattcttttcttttccctgaTACGACTGTTTTGTAATTTGTCTATTTAGTCATTTGTCTCATTTTCGCTTCCATCCCTCTGCTAGACGTGAAGCTCAGGTGATTTGCCTTGGATTAACTGAAATGACAGCTTTTAAGCTCTGCTAATAGGAATCCACTGAAGAAGCATCAAGAGCTTAAGTTATCCCAGGCTGCACAGGGAACATGCTTCCTCATTTGAGGGTTGTCTGAGCTACACGGTGTTTTCACGTgttgaataataaaaaatatcttcACTCTTCAACCTTTTGCTGCTCTAATCAACAATATAATTGTTGAAACATAGCCCATATAACTTTGAAAACATGTAATATTTCCTTATTCAGTGATATGACAATGCCTTTATggtattttttgtaatttgtcaCCGTTAGTGGCAGAGGAAAGAGTTACTAATTCAGTACCTTTTATATATTAGGTTTTAATAATATCAAAATAACATCATTATTTGTACACATACCGCAGTGGGATATGTAGGACCCCACACAATGAAGTAAAGCCACTTTCAACAAAACACAAGAGTTAAGAATAATTACTTTATGTCAAACTTATACTACATGTGCATATACAGTAGTAGAGAACTCTCTATATACTTCctcaaataaacataaattcACAGCTGGTTATCTTTATTCAGTGCACATTTTATTGCCCACTCTTTGTCCATTAATAATCCTGCTGGCAAAGCTGTGGCGTCCTATTCAGTAAAATGGCTGTGGTCATTGCAGTCATAAATCCAAACACTTGTGCGACAGACCTGCTTTAGTGCTGTCGTAGCTCTCTTTGACCAGAAGGTGGAGCTCTGCACTttgggttacacacacacacactagtgacACGCCAGATTGCTGATCACTCCACTGCTTCTCTCTGCATCCGTTTTGATGATGTCTGCTGTGGAGTTGGTGTACTTATCCATGTTGTCCCTGACAGTGACAGACATGAAACTACATTTACGTGATAAACCGACACAATGCAGAACATCAAGTCTCTTCCTGCATTCGTTTGCAGTGATGAACTGACCTAATTTTGAATGGAAAGGAATAACCTTTTAAACATGCACTGTCAAATATATTATGCATAGCTGTCCTCTTAGTCATTCTCATGCGAGAAAGTACTAGAGTTGTTTTCCTCCAtcccatgaaaaaaacaacttgaaaTGAATGTGGTATAGAATCCCCAGTACCTCAAAGGCTATTAACAGTTCATAAAGTTGAATACACATATCGCAGCggttttcctctcttttcttggGAACAAACTGGGTAATTTAGTGTCTTGTCATAGTACTCGGACTCCCTAACACCAACCATcatagatttgttttgtttttttctttttggtgcAAACCCTAAAAACTCGCAACAAACCATAATTCACAAAGTTACACATCTTCAAATGAGACAAAAGAAAGAAGGACAGAGATGGCTGGGCTGATTGGAAAGTTTTaattgagagacagagagaggagggaaagatGAGAGGCAGAGGAGAGGGGACGTTCTTGAAGAGCTGCTCTGTATTGCGACAGCTGGCTACTGCAGATAACCACAAAACCACTGGAGCACTTGAGGTCTGGGTGCTGCATGGCTAGAGTTCCACTCCAACATGACCTTATATCCTGCCTGGATTTAGATGCAGGGGCTCGGTCAGAGTACCACATCCTGACGATTATCCCAAGTGACAGAATCAAGAACTCTGTCTGGCTGACCAAATTGAGTTCATAAGTCCCTCTTTTATGCGtgtatagatgtgtgtgtgtgtgtgtgtgagagagtgtctGCTTTAGCCACCCCATCCCCCTCCCCCCATTCTCAAATTGCTCTGCACGGATACATTTTCAATCTAGCTCTCTGGAAAGGCAAGATTTAATTTGTTTGTGCTCAGATATTATCCCTGATGTTGCTACAGTAACTGCCAGCGAGACCACTGTGCAGAAGAGACAGTAGATTCTGAATTGGCTGGTTGCAGGTGGTGCATGTatgggtgtgtatgtttattccCATTTATTTTTCAGTGTATCCTTTCCCTTTTGCCTATTGAGCATGAATCCCCACtaacacacccccacccccaccgcTCCGTCCTCCACAACCACGAGTTGGACGCCTGCCTCTAGCATCTGGAGCAGATTGTGACCCTGCAGCATGCCAGGTAGCAGGACATTAACAGCCAAGGCCTTATTGTCCACTGATGAGCTGTCAGAGCGCACCCCCTCACCCACGTGTTTGATATCGTCCTGCCTCCGTCGAGCACACACACTCGGTCCCCGCAGAGCACTCTTCCTCTTTACCTCAGATATAAATCAGAGGCTGTTTGAAAAAGGGGAACAAAGAGTTGGAAAAAATGTGACGTTAATGCTCATAAAGAGGGAGCGGAGGTAGCACGTCTTTGGTGAGAAAACCCTTATGTTTTGTTATAAAAGACTGTTAAGGAATTTGAGGTGCtgacaaaaatgtgatttaatcACAAGGACACTGCAATATTGTTTTGATAACAAAAGCTGTTTCCCACAGTTCTTAGCAGGAATAGTTCTGCACTACAGACCAGTAAACAATAGACTAATAGAGCAATTTTAGTAATGGACGTCTACAATAAAGCTCCTGAtacttcttttg
Encoded here:
- the gpc5a gene encoding glypican-5a isoform X2; translated protein: MGVLWTNYVFFMACCSGLGFGSPNRCDEVRKVFQLRQIGPNQLLPLSPRPGSDLQVCMSKNLTCCTKKMEEKYQVAARRDIQNLVQTSSSSLKFLISRNVAAFQETFEVLMRQAEDHTNAVFQESYHNMADQALGPVRELFTDISLFLLGSELNIDDLVQRFFDALFPLVYNHLINPGLSDLSPGYAECVRSSSRDVRPFGGAPSHLADQIARSGVSGKLLLQALHLGIEVINTTDHLQLSRECRRALLKMHYCPHCQGLTQSKPCMGYCLNVMRGCLASMAEIDTHWREFVRSLEGLSARMHGPQDLEQVLLGVHTLLHDAVGHAQKNGLRLSAQVHKLCGPPSRKPAQSVHIQHSSNSRNSRESIPRNALVRVSGDSLAVRRRDFLNSLRLYRTLYGGLADQLCVSELASGDGLSCWNGTYIVKSYTLRVVGNGIKAQSANPEVKVKGADPVINQIIDKLKHINQLLQGKSIPKLGSLDQIETGSGDAEGRYSGDCDDEDGCGGSGGGEVKRKVSRVSKLIMDEESWKRLISRQETLLQQPGVCHGHE
- the gpc5a gene encoding glypican-5a isoform X3 — its product is MGVLWTNYVFFMACCSGLGFGSPNRCDEVRKVFQLRQIGPNQLLPLSPRPGSDLQVCMSKNLTCCTKKMEEKYQVAARRDIQNLVQTSSSSLKFLISRNVAAFQETFEVLMRQAEDHTNAVFQESYHNMADQALGPVRELFTDISLFLLGSELNIDDLVQRFFDALFPLVYNHLINPGLSDLSPGYAECVRSSSRDVRPFGGAPSHLADQIARSGVSGKLLLQALHLGIEVINTTDHLQLSRECRRALLKMHYCPHCQGLTQSKPCMGYCLNVMRGCLASMAEIDTHWREFVRSLEGLSARMHGPQDLEQVLLGVHTLLHDAVGHAQKNGLRLSAQVHKLCGPPSRKPAQSVHIQHSSNSRNSRESIPRNALVRVSGDSLAVRRRDFLNSLRLYRTLYGGLADQLCVSELASGDGLSCWNGTYIVKSYTLRVVGNGIKAQSANPEVKVKGADPVINQIIDKLKHINQLLQGKSIPKLGSLDQIETGSGDAEGRYSGDCDDEDGCGGSGGGEVKRKVSRVSKSYSC
- the gpc5a gene encoding glypican-5a isoform X1, with translation MGVLWTNYVFFMACCSGLGFGSPNRCDEVRKVFQLRQIGPNQLLPLSPRPGSDLQVCMSKNLTCCTKKMEEKYQVAARRDIQNLVQTSSSSLKFLISRNVAAFQETFEVLMRQAEDHTNAVFQESYHNMADQALGPVRELFTDISLFLLGSELNIDDLVQRFFDALFPLVYNHLINPGLSDLSPGYAECVRSSSRDVRPFGGAPSHLADQIARSGVSGKLLLQALHLGIEVINTTDHLQLSRECRRALLKMHYCPHCQGLTQSKPCMGYCLNVMRGCLASMAEIDTHWREFVRSLEGLSARMHGPQDLEQVLLGVHTLLHDAVGHAQKNGLRLSAQVHKLCGPPSRKPAQSVHIQHSSNSRNSRESIPRNALVRVSGDSLAVRRRDFLNSLRLYRTLYGGLADQLCVSELASGDGLSCWNGTYIVKSYTLRVVGNGIKAQSANPEVKVKGADPVINQIIDKLKHINQLLQGKSIPKLGSLDQIETGSGDAEGRYSGDCDDEDGCGGSGGGEVKRKVSRVSKFSPDVTGDHKHHHHHHYPPAEDSEMDGRSRSLGLTGTIWVVILPCLHMLMAL